The window TCGGCCTCTCCAAAATCCTCGAAAACATGGAGCTCGGCCACAACGTGATGCACGGCCAGTACGACTGGATGCAGGACCCGGAGTTCCACTCACAGACCTATGACTGGGACAACGCCTGCTCGGCCATCGCCTGGCGGCACTCGCACAACTACGTGCATCATACGTTCACCAACGTCGTCGGCCGCGACCGCGACGTCGGATACGGCTTCCTGCGCCTCTTCCCCGAACAGCCGTGGCACCCGGCGTATCTGTTGCAGCCGGCCGCGAGCCTGCTGCTCGCGCTCGGCTTCCAGTGGGGCGTGGCCCTGCACGATCTCGAGCTCGAGCGTGTGCTTCGCGGCGAGAAGTCGGTCGAACAGCTGCGGAGGGAGCTGAAGCCGGTGCTGCGGAAGGCGCGGCGCCAGCTGCTCAAGGATTACGCGATCTTCCCGCTGCTGGCCGGCCCGTTCTTCGTGCCGGTGATGGCCGGTAACCTGGGGGCCAACCTGATCCGTAACGTCTGGGCCTTCATCATCATCTTCTGCGGCCACTTCACCGAGCGCGTGGAAACCTTCCCGGAATCGGTGCTGGAGAGCGAGACCCGCGGCGAGTGGTATCTGCGCCAGCTGAAGGCTTCGAGCAATCTGGATGGCGGCCGACTGTTTCACATCCTGAGCGGTAACCTGAGCCACCAGATCGAGCACCACCTCTTTCCGGACGTGCCCGCGAATCGGTACGCGGAGATGGCGGTTGAGGTGAAGCGTATCGCCGCAGAGTACGGCCAGCACTACAACACCGGCTCGTTCGCGCGGCAGTTCGCGGCGGCGATGAAGCGTATCGTCCGCTACGCGCTGCCGAATGTCGCACCGGTCCGTCGCGCCGTCGACATCTTGGTTGAGCACGTGGGACGGTTGCACGGCGTCGAAGCATTGCGGGCATAGCGGTCGTGGCTCAGGGCGACGCATCACCCGAGCTCGTGCCCGGGAAGCGTGGCGCCCGTACGAAGTCGGGCCGGTCGCAGGTCCAGCACTTGACCTTCGGCCAGAACTCCCGGAGGGGCACCTCGAGCCCGCGGCACACGGTGATGGGCATCCTCATCCGGTCGGGCATGCAGTAGTCGCATTCGACGGTGGCCCGCGTCTCCACCCGCTCGAACCAGGGCTTCAGGTACTCCTCGGGAATGTTGACGGCGATCACGACCTCCCCCGACCCATTTCCCGGTCCCCAGAGATAGTAGTTCTGGTAGCCGCTCACGGCTCCCGGTAGGCGGTATCGTCTTCCGAAGAAGTCGATCGCCCCCGCTTCACCGTAGGCAGCCCCCCAGATGATGGCGCGCGATCTCTCGGCCGGCGGGAGGCTCTCGTAGACCTTCGCGACCTCGGCAACCAGCGACTCCCAGCCGAGCTCGTCGGCGAAGATCTGCGGCACCTCGCCCATCCGCCGGGTCTCGGGCCTCACCTCCCTCATCGGGAGCATGGCGAGGTACTTCGGCAGCGCGGAGATCGGCAGAACCGGCAGCGCGTAGGGCGCGAGCAGCGCTCCCCCGACGAGCAGTGTGGCGAGGGCTGCGGGTCGGAGCCAGCCGAGGCGCGACCGCGCGCTCAGGCGTTCGAGCGCGACGCTGCCTGCGGCCATGGGGAGGGGATAGATCGGGGCCAGGTAGTAGGTCTTGGCCTGCATCGCCATGAACCAGACGAACGACACGAGGAACGTCCAGCCGAGGAACCGGAAAGGCTTCGCGCTCCGATTCCTCAGGAGGAAGACAGCTCCCGCCAGCCACAGCGGAAAGGTGAGCGGGTGAACGATCTGGATCTGCCCCTGCACGAACTCGAGCGGCGTGACCGGCTGGTGCTGGTAGAGCTTCGCGTTGCGCAGCACCTCGAGCGTCGGCCAGCCGTGATCGATCTGCCAGAGGAGATTCGGGAGCGCGACGAGGAGCGCGAGCAGCGCGCCGGCGGGCATCCACCTCGTGAAGAGAAGCCGGCGCTGCGCCGTGAGGAGGAGCCCCACGGCCAGGGCGATCGCGAAGAAGGCCATCGAGTACTTGTTGAGGAAGCCGCCGCCGGCAACGAGGCCGAACGGCAGCCAGTACCTCGGGTCCTCCCGCCGCACCATCCGGATCGAAATCCAAGCGCAGGTCATCCAGAAGAGCGGCTCGAACGCATTCATCGTGAGGACGCCGTGGAGGGCGAGGTAGACCGGCGCGATGAGCACCGCGACGGCGGCGGCGATCTGGGCGAAGCGGCTGCCGCCGAGCTCCCAGGCGATCCGGCCGGCGAGGAACACGAGCAGAGCGCCCGAGACCGCCGAGAGGAAACGGATGGCGAGGAGCGAATCGCCGAGCAGGAGCCGCGACCCCTTCGCCACCGCGGCGACGAGCGGCGGAAGGTCGACGTAGCCCCAGGCGAGATGGTCGCCGCAGGCGAGGAAGTAGAGCTCGTCGATCCAGTAGCCGTATCGCCCGCTCAGGACGAGGTGGAGGGCGAGCTTCGCGAGCGCGACGCTCGCGAGCATCGTGACGTCGCTCCTGCAGGGGGTCAGCTCACGCCGCACGTCGGCCTCCCCTGATGCGGACGCTTCTCTCCCACTTTTCCATCGAGAGCCAGCCCGTCTTCCAGCGTTGACACCCCAGCCCAAGCGATATTCGTTCGACTTCGCACCGCCCGGCTCCGGGATCCTCGACTGACGACCCCCGGTGCCTCGCCATCCAGACGAGGTCGACCATGCGAACGTCGCGGAGCTGCTTGCTGCTGGCAGTCGCCACCCTCATGAGCCACGCACAGCTTGCCCGGGCGCAGTGTCCGGGCGGCGGCTTTCCGCCCCCCGACCCCATCTGCGTGCCGACGGCCACCTGCACCCGCTATGGCAACGACCCGGTGCCGTACGATCCCGCCGATGTCGCCGTGATGCCGAGCTGCTTCGGCGGGACACTGCTCGGTCCCGTCGCGGATCGCAACGGGACGCCGCGCTACGCGTGCCTGTACCAGCCGGCTTCGGCATCCACCCGGCCGCTGCCGCTCGTCGTCTATCTCCACCCCTCGCTCGCGACCGCCGACTCGGTCTGGCAGGTGACCAACCTCACGACCTTCGTGAACAGCGCGAACGTGACCGACGACTCCGGCCGCCCCGGCTTCATCCTGCTCGCGCCCGAAGGACGGAAGACCTGCCACTACTACCCGCAGCCGGATCAGCGTCAGCCCGGCTGGGACAACTGGTACCGCAACTTCGACCCGAGCGACGCCGCCGAGAACGTGGACGCGTGGGCCATCGACCGCTTCGTCGCCCAGCAGGTGGCGAGCGGCAGGGTCGACACGAACCGGATCTACGTGACCGGCTGGTCGAACGGCGCTGCGATGGGCTACCTCTACGGCCTCACCCGGCCGAGCATC of the Deltaproteobacteria bacterium genome contains:
- a CDS encoding glycosyltransferase family 39 protein → MRRELTPCRSDVTMLASVALAKLALHLVLSGRYGYWIDELYFLACGDHLAWGYVDLPPLVAAVAKGSRLLLGDSLLAIRFLSAVSGALLVFLAGRIAWELGGSRFAQIAAAVAVLIAPVYLALHGVLTMNAFEPLFWMTCAWISIRMVRREDPRYWLPFGLVAGGGFLNKYSMAFFAIALAVGLLLTAQRRLLFTRWMPAGALLALLVALPNLLWQIDHGWPTLEVLRNAKLYQHQPVTPLEFVQGQIQIVHPLTFPLWLAGAVFLLRNRSAKPFRFLGWTFLVSFVWFMAMQAKTYYLAPIYPLPMAAGSVALERLSARSRLGWLRPAALATLLVGGALLAPYALPVLPISALPKYLAMLPMREVRPETRRMGEVPQIFADELGWESLVAEVAKVYESLPPAERSRAIIWGAAYGEAGAIDFFGRRYRLPGAVSGYQNYYLWGPGNGSGEVVIAVNIPEEYLKPWFERVETRATVECDYCMPDRMRMPITVCRGLEVPLREFWPKVKCWTCDRPDFVRAPRFPGTSSGDASP
- a CDS encoding acyl-CoA desaturase, yielding GLSKILENMELGHNVMHGQYDWMQDPEFHSQTYDWDNACSAIAWRHSHNYVHHTFTNVVGRDRDVGYGFLRLFPEQPWHPAYLLQPAASLLLALGFQWGVALHDLELERVLRGEKSVEQLRRELKPVLRKARRQLLKDYAIFPLLAGPFFVPVMAGNLGANLIRNVWAFIIIFCGHFTERVETFPESVLESETRGEWYLRQLKASSNLDGGRLFHILSGNLSHQIEHHLFPDVPANRYAEMAVEVKRIAAEYGQHYNTGSFARQFAAAMKRIVRYALPNVAPVRRAVDILVEHVGRLHGVEALRA